AGCAACTCGGCGGGCGGCTCGGGATCCACAGTGACCAGCCCTTCGCGGTGGTGCGTCACCTGATACACCGCTTCCAGTTCGCCGCGCTCACGGGCGATGGGGTGCTGCATCAGGAATTTCAGGCCGCGTTCGCCCATTTCGGCGGCCGGCAGCGGTTCCCAGCTCTGGCCCCCAAACGACACTTCCTGTTCACGCAGGCGTAGGGCCGTCTGGCCGCCGCTGCTCTCGTTGCCGCTCAGTGCTTCACTGTCCAGCAGGAAAAAGCGGCTGGCCGTCTCATCGTCCCGGTCCCGCAGCGAGCGGGGGTCGAACCCGGTCAGCAGTTCGCCGCTCAGCCGCAGCCGCTCCGGCACAGCGATGGCTTCCACGTCGTCCACGCTGTTGAGGTAATCGGTAGGGCGCCCGGCGGCCACCCAGCGGGTACGGTAATCGGCTGCCCAGCCACCGGGGCTCGGCAGGCTGTCCAGCAGACCTTCTTCCAGGGTGCGGGCCAGCCCGCTGTTCTCGGGGGCACGCAGCCACTCCAGCTGCCAGCCTTCTTCACGTGGCTGAGCGACGACTTCAAAAGAATAGGACTGCGGCATCAGGCCCAGTTGTTTGCGGCGTTTGGCTTCTCCCATGTACTGCAGGGTAGCGCGGCGACCGGGCCTGACCCACCGGGCGAACCCGCCTTCATTTCCGCTTCATCTTTTAGGTCACTGCTGTCCTTTCTCTGGAGCCGGAACCAGCCGTCTAAAAATGCTCGGTCGTGACAGAGGCCTCAGAACAAGGCCGACAGCATTTCCAACATTTTTTAGCTGCCCAGCAGGAAAAATAGGTGACCCTGGACAGCTACGCAATTCTTCCCTTAAGCAGAAATGAATGAAGGGCAAGTGTCCAAAGAGCGCTGACGGCGCCTTTTCCTTTATAGGGCGCCGAAGTGTAAGACAGTGGTGAGGAGAGGATGCCCATTCTAAAGCTCATAACTTGCACCTTGCATAGCTGAGCGAATAGCCGTGCTGGAGAAGAAATTCTCGTTCTTTTTGGAGCTGACTCAGAAGATGGTTGAGCCTGACTACGGGGAACAGGGTGTAGAGGGCCAGGCGTGCCGCCTCTTTCAAGGTCATGTCCTCAGAGCGGTACAGCATGGTCAGGGTGAAGGCCAGGAAGACCATCAAAATCCAGCGGTCCAGACCCCTGGCAGTTCGCAGCGCGAACTGCGCCAACCCAAACTGATGCTTTCCCTCCTTAAAAAAGGATTCCAGCGCCCAGCGCCGTTTTCCTTCGGCCAGGATGTCATCCCCCTCTAACAGCTCAGACGACACCGCGAAGAATTCGCGGTCCCCACGGTCCATCCTCCCCAGAGACAGCGTTTCCAGAGGCCAGTTGGCGAGGTTGACGTACCCCCCATGCGGACAGTCCGCAACCGTCACCTGTCCAGGATGATCCGTGCGCCGGTTACTCCTCACACCCACCACGAACTCGAAACCGAGACGCTGCACACCGTCCAGAAAGACAGCGGATTCGAATCCACTGTCTGCCAGTACGCAGACCTGAAAGCGTTTCCCGACGAAGTCTGGCACCTCTTCCAGCAGGTCAAGGGCTAACGTGACGGGAGTGCTGGTGTACTTGCCCTGGTAGACCCGGTAAGAAATGGGGAACTTCAGTTCCCCATATTCGGCGAACAGGACCACCAGATGGATGCCGTGCCTGCCGTTGTAGACGCTGACGTAGGGCAGCTGAATTCCCACCTTTTCCACCGTGGTCAGATCCACGCTGAGCCGCAGACGAGGTCTGCGTTTGTGACGAGCTGTATCCAGCAGGATGCGCCACTGGAAGTCCTGCATCTCTTCCCGGCAGCGGTCTGAATCCCAGTCATAGACGTTGAAGAAGCGACTCAGTGCACTGGGGCTGACTCCCTCAGCCTGGCTGAACTTGGTCTTCTGACCTGGACTGTGGAAGAGGTGCAGCGAAGCCTGGAGGCTTCGCCGTTGGTACAGCGTCTCTGGAATGTCCAGAATCCGCTGTGAGAGAATATGGGTGCGCTCCCCTGAAACCTGTTTGTACACACTTCCAGAATTTCAGCTCTGGGAGCGCTTTTTGTCCGCCTATTCAGGTGCAAGTTCTGAGTTAAGCGTTTATAAGGAGCTGAGACTGTCGCGGCAGCCTGTTCCAGGCCTGTTCCAGCGGCTTCGGCCCCGACTCTTAACTTCTGGAGGAGCATCCCGATGGCAAAAATTCTACTGGTTGACGATTCCCCCGCCGATATCCGTTTCATGACCGAGGTGCTGCGTGGCATGGGTCACACCGTGGCCAGCACCAGCGACCCCGCTGAGGCGGAAGGCGCCATCGGCAGCGAAGATCCGGATCTGGTCCTGCTGGATGTGGTGATGCCCGGCCGCAACGGCTACGAGGTGCTGCGCGGAATCAAGCGCGAATTCCCCAACCCCAGTTTCAAGGTGGTATTCGTCTCGTCCAAGGGCAGCGAAACCGACCTGAAGTGGAGCCTGCGTCAGGGCGCTGCCGACTACATCATCAAGCCTTACACCCCGGCGGATGTGCAGACGGTCCTGAGCCGGCACCTCTGAGCCCCTACAGGAGCTACTGAACCATGGCCGAACGTCTGCTGCTGTTCCGTTATCAGGACGAGGTCCTGGGCCTGCCGGCCAACCTGAGCCGCGAAGTGATCGAAATTGACCGGGTGGCCCCCTTGCCCGGCGGCCGCGGCGGGTTGGCCGGGCTGGTGGTGGCTGGCGGACAGGCCCGGCCTCTGCTGGACCTGCACCTGCTGGCAGGTTTGCCGCGCCACCACGCTTCGCTGGGGCTGGTCGCCCAGATCGGCGAGGACCTGCTGGTTTTGCCGATGGACGAAGTGGTGGGCAACCTCGTCAGCGAGGACAGCCTCAGCACCTCGGAAATGCTTTCCGCGCCCCAGCCTACCGGCGATTATCGCCTGGACTTCAGTGTCCGGGTCATTAACCCCGGCGTGCTGAGCAGCACCTTGCAGGCCCGCCTGACTCCGGTCTGAAGCTCTGGCTCTGTCGCAGTTCACTCAACCCGCCTTTTCTGCCTTTTCTTTCTTGCCCGGGTCACGGCGGCTTCCCGCACCACCTCTGAAACTGCCCCTGATCCCGTGACGGCGCCCCAGGGCCCCAAGGAACTCACACCATGATAGACACCAATCTCGGACCCTCCACTACCCCGGCCGCTCCCCGCAAACTGCAAACTCCCCGCACCGGTAATTTTCTGGGCCGCCTTTCCGTGGGCCAGAAGCTGCTGCTTTCGGGCTTACTGCTGGGGGTGCCAGCCGGCGCCCTGGTCGTCAACATCCTGAACGCCGAACAGGCCCAGATCAACACCCTCGACACCCAGATCAAAGGCCAGCAGTTTCTAGAGCCCCTGGCCCAGACCCAATACCGGATCCGCTCTGCTCGCCCTCTGGCTTTTGCCTACAGCACAGGTGACCAGAAAGTCACCGATAAGTACAAACAAGCGTCTGCTGAAGCCCTAGCGCAGCTGGATACAGCGGCCAAGCTGGCTCAGCAAAACGGCGACACCGAGCTGGTCAATCAGATCAAGGCAACCCGGCAGGCATACAGTAACCTGACCGATGGCCTTCTTAACAAGCGCGTATCTTATCCGGAATACATCAGCGGCACCGGCAAGATTCTGAGCGCCGACCTACTGGGCCTGTTCAATAAGGTCAGTGAAGATTACGGCATGCACCTGGCGTCCAACGAGAAAATGTATGACTTGCTGAGAATCTCGACTGAGCAGCTGCCGGCAACTTTTCCTGTGGTGGCTGCCACCTTCGCCGAGGGCGTGAACTCTGCCAGAACAGCAGCTGGGCTTTGCTGTGCGACAGGGCCGTCAAGTGCAGCAGCAACTGGTGGCCCAGTTCGCGGCGCTGGAAAATGACCATATCGAACTATCAGGCAGCCTGAAAGGCAAGCTCGCCGACCTGGCCAGCCAGACTGAAGAAGGTCTGAACCTGGTCGATGCCCAGCTGCTGCAGCCCCAGCGCATTACCTTGGCGCCACAGGACATCACTGCCTTTACTGGCAGATTACAGCCGCTGCAATATGACACCTACACCGCAGTGAACAACGAAATCGGCCAGGAGTTGCAGTCCCAGCGGCAAAATGTTCAGCGGCGGTTCATAGCTCTGCTGCTCGGAGCCATTCTGCTGGCGCTGGTGCTGGTAGGCCTGCTGATTCTGGTGGCCCGCTCCATTACTCAGCCGCTGGAACGCCTCTCGGGAGCGGCCGCCGCGCTGGCCCGTGGGCAGTTCGGCGCCCGCGTGCCCGTGACCACCAGTGACGAATTCGGTGCCCTCTCTGCCACCTTCAACACCGCCGCTGCCCAGCTTGAAGCCAACGAACGCCGCGCTGAGCAGGAACGTATTGAACAGGAACAACTCCAGAACAACATCGGCCAGTTCCTTGACGTCACCATGGACATCGCCGAAGGGGACCTCACCAAACGCGGTGTCGTCACCGAGGACGTGCTGGGCAACGTCGTGGACTCCATCAACCTGATGACCGAGGAGCTCGGCTCGGTGCTGGGTGACGTGCAGAAAGCTTCCGGTTCCGTGACCAACGGCTCGCACCAGATGCTCAACTCCACCGAGAATATTCAGCAGGGCGCCGAGCAGACCGCGCAGGCCGCGCAGCAGGTGGCCGAACAGACCTCGGCCGTGAACCGCCAGATTCAGGCCATGGCGCAGCTGGCCCAGGCCTCTGCCGAAGCGGCCCGGCAAGCACTGCTGGCGTCCAACGAAGGCCAGCAGGCCGTGCAGGAAACCCTCAGCGGGATGCAGGAGATCCGCGAAACCACCCAGACCGCCGAGGAACGCATCGCGGCGCTGTCGGAGCGTTCGCGGCAAATCGGGCAGATCGTGGACACCATCTCGGCCATCGCCTCGCAGACCAACCTGCTCTCGCTGCACGCCTCGATCGAGGCTGCCGGGGCCGGAACAGCCGGCGAACGCTTCAGCGTGGTGGCCGACGAAGTGCGCCAACTGGCCGACGAGTCCGCCCAGGCCACCCGGCAGATCACCAGCCTGATCACCGGCATTCAGCGCGAGATCGCCGAGACCGTGCGCACCATTCAGGACAATGCCCGGCAGGTGAACGAGGGCTATCAGGTGGCCGGCACCGCCGGTGAGCGCCTGGAGCAGATCGGCGAACTGTCGCGTGAATCGGCTCGCCTGGCCGAGCAGATTTCGATTTCCAGCCGCGAGCAGGTGCAGAATATCGAGCAGGTGTCGTCGTCGGTGCAGGACATCGCCCAGACGGCCGAGCACTCACAGCAGTCGGTGGAGCAGGGCCGCGCCGCCGCTCAGCAGCTGCAGCAGCTGGCCGAGAACCTGAGCGCTTCGCTGGCCCGCTTCCGGCTGCCCGGCTGATGACCGCCAAGAGAGGGAGTTCATGACCACCGCCAACAACGAACTGCTGCGTTTTTTCTTTGAGGATGTCCGCGATACCATGGCCGGCATCAACGAGCGGCTGCAGCATCTGAAAGCCGCCCCCAGCCACGCGGAAGCCGCGCCGCAGATGGAAGCCCTGGGCGTGCTGACCCACCGCCTGCGCGGCTCGGCCGGGCTGTACGGCTTTCCGCAGATGGCCCAGCTGGCCTCGGTGGCCGAGCGGCTGCTGATGCCCCAACCTCAGCTGCGGCCCGAGCTCCAGGACACCTACACCGAGGTGATCTGTGACATCGTGGCGGCCCTGGACACGGCCATCGGCGAGGCTCAGGCCAGCGGCCAGGAGGGCAACCTGGGCCTGAGCTTCGCGCAGAGCGGGGCGCCCCAGAAAATGTCTCAGTTGCTGCGTGCCCAGCCGGAAGCTTTTCACCTGGCTCAGGGCCACCTGCGCGGCCCCGCCGCCGAGGAGATGGAAGCCGAAGCAGCAACGGACCCAGCCGCGCAGCCTCAGGGCACCGCCGTCCCCTCTACTAGCGATGTATTGGGCACTCAGCTGCGTGACTTTGCCCGCGACAACGCCGAGGTCTGGGAGTATTTCGCCCCGGAAGTACTGGAACACGTGGACACCCTGCAAAGCGGCCTGGACGCCGCCGAGCCGGATATTGCCGCGCTGTTTCGCTCGGCACATACCATCAAAGGCAGCGCTTATATGGTGGGGCTGCAACCGCTGGGTGACTTTGCCCACCGCCTGGAAGACCTGCTGGGCGCTGTGCGCGATCAGCGCCAGGAGCTGGAAGGCCCGGTCTCTGAAACCCTGGAGCTGTCCAGCGACCTGATTGCTCAGATGGTGCAGGTGGCCGGCGGCGCGGACGCCGCCCTTGATGAGCCGACCGCCCGCCTGAGCCTACGGCTGCAACTGCTGGCCGGAGGCCACGACTGGGCCGAAGTGATCGCCCGCGAAGCCCAGCGGACTGCCGCCGCGCAGGCAGCGCTGGCCGCTGGGCCCATCGCCGGACCTGAAACCAGCGCCCTGGAAACTGAACTGGCCGCTTTCGGCCGTGAGAACGGTGACGTGCTGGACTACTTCGCGCCCGAGGTGCAGGAACATATCGACGCGCTGCGGGCCCAGCTGGAACGCAGCGATGACGATATCAGCATCGACGAGATGTTCCGCTCGGCACACACCATCAAGGGCAGTTCCTACATGGTGGGCCTGCAACCGCTGGGCGACTTTGCCCACCGCCTCGAAGACCTGTTCGGCGCCGTGCGCGACGGTGCGCAGCGCCTGGACGGCCCGGTGCTGGACACCATCGATCAGGCCGCCGACGTGCTGGCGCGGATGCTGGAACTGGTCCAGGGCGGCCAGGGCAAGGTGGCCGCTGACGCTGCCCAGCTGGGCGAGCGCCTTCAGCTGCTGGCGCTGGGCCGCAGCTGGGAGAGCGTGCTGGACGCC
This window of the Deinococcus sp. Marseille-Q6407 genome carries:
- a CDS encoding transposase: MYKQVSGERTHILSQRILDIPETLYQRRSLQASLHLFHSPGQKTKFSQAEGVSPSALSRFFNVYDWDSDRCREEMQDFQWRILLDTARHKRRPRLRLSVDLTTVEKVGIQLPYVSVYNGRHGIHLVVLFAEYGELKFPISYRVYQGKYTSTPVTLALDLLEEVPDFVGKRFQVCVLADSGFESAVFLDGVQRLGFEFVVGVRSNRRTDHPGQVTVADCPHGGYVNLANWPLETLSLGRMDRGDREFFAVSSELLEGDDILAEGKRRWALESFFKEGKHQFGLAQFALRTARGLDRWILMVFLAFTLTMLYRSEDMTLKEAARLALYTLFPVVRLNHLLSQLQKEREFLLQHGYSLSYARCKL
- a CDS encoding response regulator; this encodes MAKILLVDDSPADIRFMTEVLRGMGHTVASTSDPAEAEGAIGSEDPDLVLLDVVMPGRNGYEVLRGIKREFPNPSFKVVFVSSKGSETDLKWSLRQGAADYIIKPYTPADVQTVLSRHL
- a CDS encoding chemotaxis protein CheW; this encodes MAERLLLFRYQDEVLGLPANLSREVIEIDRVAPLPGGRGGLAGLVVAGGQARPLLDLHLLAGLPRHHASLGLVAQIGEDLLVLPMDEVVGNLVSEDSLSTSEMLSAPQPTGDYRLDFSVRVINPGVLSSTLQARLTPV
- a CDS encoding methyl-accepting chemotaxis protein, producing MRQGRQVQQQLVAQFAALENDHIELSGSLKGKLADLASQTEEGLNLVDAQLLQPQRITLAPQDITAFTGRLQPLQYDTYTAVNNEIGQELQSQRQNVQRRFIALLLGAILLALVLVGLLILVARSITQPLERLSGAAAALARGQFGARVPVTTSDEFGALSATFNTAAAQLEANERRAEQERIEQEQLQNNIGQFLDVTMDIAEGDLTKRGVVTEDVLGNVVDSINLMTEELGSVLGDVQKASGSVTNGSHQMLNSTENIQQGAEQTAQAAQQVAEQTSAVNRQIQAMAQLAQASAEAARQALLASNEGQQAVQETLSGMQEIRETTQTAEERIAALSERSRQIGQIVDTISAIASQTNLLSLHASIEAAGAGTAGERFSVVADEVRQLADESAQATRQITSLITGIQREIAETVRTIQDNARQVNEGYQVAGTAGERLEQIGELSRESARLAEQISISSREQVQNIEQVSSSVQDIAQTAEHSQQSVEQGRAAAQQLQQLAENLSASLARFRLPG